Proteins co-encoded in one Chroicocephalus ridibundus chromosome 28, bChrRid1.1, whole genome shotgun sequence genomic window:
- the GNL1 gene encoding guanine nucleotide-binding protein-like 1, producing the protein MPRKRPFSAKRKKQQLRDRRERKRGDAPTAPDSGPGSRSGSRERGSSDAAPGETSEGVPPPRRHDPGRFRLQLGGPRAEALARRRRRAQEEVLELLPESALELDPDTLYGPGLDFPRRPPWSFAMSPEELRVREEAAFSTFLRALQDGQRPGESEDDGGGAVAPFEHNLETWRQLWRVLEMSDIILLITDARHPVLNVPPALAAHVTRELGKGLILILNKVDLTSPAVATAWSHLLRRRFPNARVVPFTSAPRRSPVPGLQRRQRRGGGWSRAVGPWQLLEACESIVGGEVDLSSWRARLERAEEAAARGEEEEEEHEEEGDDGGRDEDGDGAGATPRQWERYRHGILTLGCVGLPNAGKSSVLNALVGRSAVSVSRTPGRTRYFQTHFLTPRVRLCDCPGLVFPSHAPPALQVLAGVYPISQLQEPYSAVGFLATRLPLPTLLQLRPPASTAGWTAWDICEAWAEKRGYKTAKAARNDVYRAANSILRLAADGRLRLCLRPPGYFAQKDLWEQHPETAALAALQEQGDPGIRGSAAPGEGSTSEEEEEEEGDSEEEVEPGEATLPASTAPNPFALLGEDEC; encoded by the exons ATGCCCCGCAAGCGGCCGTTCAGCGCCAAGcggaagaagcagcagctccgCGACCGGCGCGAACGGAAACGGggcg ATGCCCCGACAGCACCGGACTCGGGCCCAGGCAGCCGCAGCGGCAGCCGGGAGCGGGGCAGCAGCGATGCGGCCCCCGGGGAAACGAGTGAAGGGGttcccccaccccgccgccaCGATCCCGGGAGGTtccggctgcagctgggggggcCGCGGGCCGAGGCCTTGGCGCGACGCCGGCGGCGGGCACAGGAGgaagtgctggagctgctgcccgAGTCCGCCCTGGAGCTGGACCCGGACACCCTCTACGGCCCCG GGCTGGACTTCCCACGCCGGCCACCCTGGAGCTTTGCCATGAGCCCGGAGGAACTGCGGGTGCGGGAGGAGGCGGCGTTCAGCACCTTCCTTCGAGCCCTGCAGGATGGGCAGCGCCCCGGGGAGAGTGAGGACGATGGTGGAGGGGCCGTGGCCCCCTTCGAGCACAACCTGGAG aCATGGCGGCAGCTGTGGCGGGTGCTGGAGATGTCCGACATCATCCTCCTCATCACTGACGCCCGGCACCCC GTGCTGAATGTGCCACCAGCACTGGCTGCCCACGTGACAcgggagctggggaagggccTGATCCTCATCCTCAACAAAGTGGACCTCACCTCCCCTGCCGTAGCCACTGCCTGGAGCCACCTCCTGCGCCGCCGCTTCCCCAACGCCCGTGTCGTCCCCTTCACCTCTGCCCCGCGCCGCAGCCCCGTGCCTG GGCTGCAGCGGCGGCAAAGGCGGGGGGGTGGATGGAGCCGGGCTGTGggaccctggcagctgctggaggccTGCGAGAGCATCGTGGGGGGAGAAG TGGATCTGAGCAGCTGGCGAGCACGGCTGGAGCgggcggaggaggcggcagcgcgcggggaggaggaggaggaagagcatgaggaggaggGTGATGATGGTGGCAGGGATGAAGACGGGGATGGCGCAGGGGCCACCCCCCGGCAGTGGGAGCGCTACCGGCATGGCATCCTCACCCTGGGCTGTGTTG GCCTCCCGAATGCTGGCAAGTCCTCGGTGCTGAACGCTCTGGTGGGCCGCAGCGCCGTCAGCGTCTCCCGTACCCCCGGCCGCACCCGCTACTTCCAGACCCATTTCCTCACCCCCCGCGTCCGCCTCTGCGACTGTCCTGGCCTCGTCTTCCCCTCCCatgcccccccagctctccag GTGCTAGCAGGCGTCTACCCCATCTCGCAGCTGCAGGAGCCCTACTCAGCCGTGGGCTTCCTGGCcacccgcctccctctccccaccctcctccagcTCCGGCCCCCTGCCTCCACCGCTGGCTGGACCGCCTGGGACATCTGCGAAG cGTGGGCAGAGAAACGAGGGTACAAGACAGCGAAGGCGGCTCGGAATGATGTCTACcgggcggccaacagcatcctgcgACTGGCGGCTGATGGGAGGCTCCGCCTCTGTCTCCGCCCCCCCGGATACTTTGCCCAGAAGG ATCTGTGGGAGCAGCACCCTGAGACGGCGGCGCTGGCGGCACTGCAGGAGcagggggacccaggcatccggggctccgccgcccccggggaggggtcgacctcggaggaggaggaggaggaggagggtgacagCGAGGAGGAGGTGGAGCCTGGGGAGGCCACACTCCCCGCCAGCACCGCCCCCAATCCCTTCGCTCTGCTGGGAGAGGATGAGTGTTAG
- the ABCF1 gene encoding ATP-binding cassette sub-family F member 1 codes for MPKGARSAAAKQEEWRGESEGPEQPVKKGKKDRRGKKSFFEELAEEQKSAPAEAPSPLEKEAPAQQSSRRKRERRKERRRPGAEPEGEEAELCRRLQELAAAGSEEEEEEAPAPRKGGRRRKGGNVFAALSQEQSEEEEEKQEEGSRPSKGKSNKEEEEGEKKRKSRKNEKPKGKRQGKAASEDEAEGSEEDGRKGMKNKFSALRDKEEEDEEAEERRKGSEGEDEEEEEEDGGKKAEPDARVSKKEKKKMKKQLEYERQVATMKAAAAAGENDFSVSQAELSSRQAMLENASDIKLEKFSISAHGKELYVNADLYIVAGRRYGLVGPNGKGKTTLLKHIANRALSIPPNIDVLLCEQEVVADETPAVQAVLRADTKRLRLLEEEKRLQALLEGGDDAAAERLEKVYEELRAIGAAAAEAKARRILAGLGFNPEMQNRATRKFSGGWRMRVSLARALFMEPTLLMLDEPTNHLDLNAVIWLNNYLQTWKKTLLVVSHDQGFLDDVCTDIIHLDAQRLFYYRGNYMTFKKMYQQKQKELLKQFEKQEKKLRDLKAGGKSTKQAEKQTKEALTRKQQKCRRRTAAEEAAEAPELLKRPREYTVRFTFPNPPPLSPPILGLHGVDFGYEGQELLFRNLDFGIDMESRVCIVGPNGVGKSTLLQLLTGRLTPTRGQMRRNHRLKVGFFNQQAAEQLRLEETAAEYLQRNFNLPHQDARKCLGRFGLESHAHTLQIAKLSGGQKARVVFAELACREPDVLILDEPTNNLDIESIDALADAINEYQGAVIVVSHDARLITETSCQLWVVEEQGLSQIDGDFEDYKREVLEALGEVVINRPRE; via the exons TTCTTtgaggagctggcagaggagcagaaatCGGCCCCCGCTGAGGCCCCCTCTCCCCTGGAAAAGGAGGCGCCGGCTCAACAG agctcccgGCGGAAGCGAGAGCGGAGGAAGGAGCGGCGGCGGCCAGGGGCGGAGCCtgagggggaggaggcagagctttgccggaggctgcaggagctggcggCTGCTGGtagcgaggaagaggaggaagaag CACCGGCTcccaggaaaggagggaggagaaggaag GGCGGCAACGTCTTCGCGGCGCTGAGCCAGGAgcagagcgaggaggaggaggagaagcaggaggaaggctCACGGCCCAGCAAGGGAAAAAGCAATAAG gaagaagaagagggtgagaagaagagaaagagccGGAAGAATGAGAAGCCCAAGGGGAAGCGGCAG GGAAAAGCCGCCAGCGAGGATGAGGCCGAAGGCTCCGAGGAGGATGGGCGGAAGGGGATGAAG AACAAGTTCTCGGCGCTGCGTgataaggaagaggaggatgaagaggccGAAGAGCGGCGGAAGGGCAGCgagggg gaggacgaggaggaggaggaggaggatggcggaAAGAAGGCCGAGCCCGACGCTCGCGTCagcaagaaggagaagaagaagatgaagaagcag CTGGAGTACGAGCGCCAGGTTGCCACCAtgaaggcggcggcggccgcaggGGAGAACGACTTCTCGGTGTCACAGGCCGAGCTCTCCTCACGCCAGGCCATGCTGGAGAATGCCTCCGACATCAAG CTGGAGAAGTTCAGCATCTCGGCCCACGGGAAGGAGCTCTACGTCAACGCTGACCTCTACATCGTGGCCGGGCGCCGCTATGGCCTCGTGGGACCCAACGG GAAAGGGAAAACGACGCTGCTGAAGCATATCGCAAACCgggccctgagcatcccccccaaCATCGATGTCTTGCTCTGCGAACAAG AGGTGGTGGCGGACGAGACGCCGGCGGTGCAGGCGGTGCTACGCGCTGACACCAAGCGGCtgcggctgctggaggaggagaagcggCTGCAGGCGCTGCTGGAGGGGGGTGACGATGCCGCTGCCGAGCGCCTGGAGAAg GTGTACGAGGAGCTGCGGGCCATTGGCGCGGCCGCTGCTGAGGCAAAAGCGAGGCGAATTCTGGCTGGTTTGGGATTTAATCCCGAAATGCAAAACAGAGCGACCAGGAAGTTCTCCGGTGGGTGGCGAATGAGAGTGTCCCTGGCCCG GGCTCTGTTTATGGAGCCGACGTTGCTGATGTTGGATGAACCCACCAACCACCTCGATCTCAACGCCGTCATCTGGCTCAACAA TTACCTGCAGACCTGGAAGAAGACGCTGTTGGTGGTGTCCCATGACCAGGGTTTCCTCGACGACGTTTGCACTGACATCATCCACCTCGATGCCCAGCGTCTCTTCTACTACCGGGGCAACTACA TGACATTCAAGAAGATGTaccagcagaagcagaaggagcTGCTCAAGCAGTTCGAGAAACAGGAGAAGAAGCTCCGCGACCTCAAGGCTGGCGGCAAATCCACTAAGCAGGCG GAGAAGCAGACGAAGGAGGCACTGACACGGAAGCAGCAGAAGTGCCGGCGGCGGACAGCAGCCGAGGAGGCGGCCGAGGCCCCAGAGCTGCTGAAACGGCCCCGGGAATACACCGTGCGCTTCACCttccccaacccgccccccctcagcccccccatcCTCGGCCTCCACG GTGTTGACTTTGGCTAtgaggggcaggagctgctgttccGCAACCTGGACTTCGGCATCGACATGGAGTCACGGG TTTGCATTGTGGGCCCCAACGGTGTGGGGAAGAGCACGCTGCTGCAGCTGCTTACCGGGCGGCTGACGCCG ACGCGGGGCCAGATGAGGAGGAACCATCGGCTG aaAGTGGGCTTCTTCAACCAGCAAGCGGCCGAGCAGCTGCGGCTGGAGGAGACGGCGGCCGAGTACCTGCAGCGTAACTTCAACCTGCCCCACCAGGACGCCCGCAAGTGCCTGGGCCGCTTTGGGCTGGAGAGCCACGCCCACACCCTGCAGATCGCCAAACTCTCGG gtGGCCAGAAGGCCCGGGTGGTGTTTGCCGAGCTGGCCTGTCGCGAGCCCGATGTCCTCATCCTG GACGAACCCACCAACAACCTGGACATCGAGTCCATTGACGCCTTGGCTGACGCCATCAACGAGTACCAGGGAG CTGTCATCGTGGTGAGCCATGACGCCCGGCTGATCACTGAGACGAGCTGCCAGCTGTGGGTGGTGGAGGAGCAGGGCCTGAGCCAGATCGATGGCGACTTCGAGGACTACAAGCGCGAGGTGCTGGAGGCGCTGGGGGAGGTGGTCATCAACCGCCCCCGTgagtga